A single genomic interval of Deltaproteobacteria bacterium harbors:
- a CDS encoding ABC transporter substrate-binding protein — MMRVLSGRFDRGLLGRRAAVVALAAGVVLASIGGMAGLAAAQTGGDALKQLVAAAQGEGELNVFGSGDWNSPKLMAALEKGLNKTYGVNVRLKTTPGPSASKLMPRIIDEAKTGRPASSDIFFAPSRQQIPSDQAGALLRVDWKKLMPGLKDEEVGINGAAVVIGASIHIIGYNTNLVKAKDLPKSYKDFTDPKYKGKIGTTVFAVGWVEAAIHLGEEEATRIVDAMVANGTIIGTTRTGVQNRVATGEFPIFAFDTKPVAYSRLKAKGAPVDFTTMDDFMSGTASEVSVPKTSAHPNLAKLLSVYMLTKQGQDTIWKVIGRDSPFREGSQLNKLVESKRAAGAKIYFGTDQNVVKNAYFYQKVSRKLAKKLRGN; from the coding sequence ATGATGAGAGTTCTTTCCGGGCGATTCGACAGGGGTCTTCTTGGGCGGCGCGCCGCCGTCGTGGCATTGGCGGCCGGTGTGGTGCTGGCCTCAATCGGCGGGATGGCGGGATTGGCGGCCGCTCAGACGGGCGGCGACGCGCTCAAGCAACTGGTCGCCGCCGCCCAGGGCGAGGGGGAGCTCAACGTCTTCGGCTCGGGGGACTGGAACTCGCCGAAGCTCATGGCGGCTCTCGAGAAGGGGCTCAACAAGACTTACGGCGTCAACGTCCGGCTCAAGACGACCCCCGGCCCCAGCGCGTCGAAGCTGATGCCGCGGATCATCGACGAGGCCAAGACCGGCCGCCCCGCCAGTAGCGACATCTTCTTCGCTCCCTCGCGCCAGCAGATCCCGTCGGATCAGGCCGGCGCCCTCTTGCGGGTGGACTGGAAGAAGCTGATGCCCGGGCTCAAGGACGAGGAGGTCGGCATCAACGGAGCCGCCGTCGTCATCGGCGCCTCCATCCACATCATCGGCTACAATACCAACCTGGTGAAGGCCAAGGACCTGCCGAAATCCTACAAGGACTTCACCGACCCCAAGTACAAGGGCAAGATCGGCACCACCGTCTTTGCCGTCGGGTGGGTCGAGGCGGCGATCCATTTGGGTGAGGAAGAGGCCACCCGCATCGTCGATGCCATGGTCGCCAACGGCACCATCATCGGCACCACCCGCACGGGGGTCCAGAACCGCGTGGCCACGGGCGAGTTCCCGATATTCGCCTTCGACACCAAGCCGGTGGCCTACTCGCGGCTCAAGGCCAAGGGGGCGCCGGTGGACTTCACCACCATGGACGATTTCATGTCGGGCACCGCCAGCGAGGTCAGCGTGCCCAAGACCAGCGCGCATCCGAATCTGGCCAAGCTCCTGTCCGTCTACATGCTGACGAAACAGGGCCAGGACACCATCTGGAAGGTCATCGGACGCGATTCGCCGTTTCGCGAGGGCTCCCAGCTCAACAAGCTGGTGGAGAGCAAGCGCGCCGCCGGCGCCAAGATCTACTTCGGCACCGATCAGAACGTGGTGAAGAACGCGTACTTCTACCAGAAGGTCTCCCGCAAGCTCGCCAAGAAACTGCGCGGGAACT